The following proteins are encoded in a genomic region of Bradyrhizobium sp. SK17:
- a CDS encoding cysteine hydrolase family protein: MQTRLLTTIQDVADPAHSALIIVDPQHDFCSEKGAMAQRFGFDMKEIREAVPKLNALIEACRAAGVMVVWVREVFSDDKMHPNQKALWGSGDDIWLIREDGDGIAWYDGMIAPAPGERVITKWQYDAFADTELHLLLQSRGIRTLLMAGFTTNVCVETTARHGYIKGYHIVLASDCAGAPTRAEHEAGVFNIKMYFGHVATGADLAALWDRSSSPDRASP; the protein is encoded by the coding sequence ATGCAAACGAGACTTTTGACGACGATTCAGGACGTCGCGGATCCAGCTCACTCCGCGCTCATCATCGTGGATCCGCAGCACGATTTCTGTTCGGAGAAGGGCGCGATGGCACAGCGGTTCGGCTTCGACATGAAGGAGATCAGGGAAGCCGTCCCGAAGCTGAACGCACTGATCGAGGCGTGCCGGGCGGCTGGCGTGATGGTCGTTTGGGTACGCGAGGTGTTCAGCGACGACAAGATGCACCCGAACCAGAAGGCGCTCTGGGGCAGCGGGGACGACATCTGGTTGATCCGCGAGGATGGTGACGGAATTGCTTGGTACGACGGCATGATCGCGCCGGCGCCGGGCGAGCGCGTCATCACCAAATGGCAGTACGACGCGTTTGCGGACACCGAGCTGCATCTGCTGCTGCAAAGCCGCGGCATCAGGACGCTGCTGATGGCCGGGTTCACGACCAATGTGTGCGTCGAGACCACGGCACGCCACGGATATATCAAGGGCTACCATATCGTTCTCGCTTCCGACTGCGCGGGCGCACCCACACGCGCGGAACACGAGGCCGGTGTCTTCAACATCAAGATGTATTTCGGGCACGTCGCGACAGGCGCGGATCTCGCAGCGCTCTGGGACCGCAGTTCGTCTCCTGATCGCGCGAGTCCCTGA